In Porphyromonas cangingivalis, a genomic segment contains:
- a CDS encoding TlpA disulfide reductase family protein: MSYKFIHSLIIALLCISVASAQDVCHIKGTIHNDSLRYENQKLSTIYLSGFDEYDRIVVKDSVKIKDGKFEFVQKMAPGSPIMLYLLTGFDNGQVPVFVEPGTITINIPKAAYPGSSKVSGTKNNDLYREYKAISDRCVQVQKDSLEVLKKTRGEKWLDTPEGQEAWMRIGAEALIQCDAERLEFILRHNDLPLIPLMLEREIGHTLANETEEQFLSALDPSLASHPYYRSFKNSVKARNLKVGGEVPDITLPLLDGGKKYLSDYRGRYVVLDFWASWCGPCLKEIPHLMELHNEFGAMTDKFTLISFSLDDKEKTWKGAVSSKEIDKKHWTHASDLLAWGSPAARMLGVKAIPMIFLIDPEGKLISSSLRGEELVRRVRQIMSGDLYYQSSGSED, encoded by the coding sequence ATGTCTTACAAATTTATACACTCTCTTATCATCGCTCTCTTGTGCATATCTGTAGCCTCAGCACAAGACGTCTGCCACATCAAGGGAACCATTCACAATGACTCACTTCGATACGAAAATCAGAAGCTATCAACGATCTATCTCAGCGGTTTCGATGAATACGACCGTATTGTCGTCAAAGATTCGGTCAAGATAAAGGATGGCAAGTTCGAATTTGTCCAAAAGATGGCTCCAGGCTCCCCTATAATGCTGTATCTACTCACAGGCTTTGATAATGGGCAAGTCCCAGTATTTGTCGAGCCTGGCACTATTACTATAAACATCCCAAAAGCAGCTTATCCCGGTAGCAGTAAGGTTTCTGGAACAAAAAACAATGATCTCTACAGAGAGTACAAAGCAATCTCTGATCGTTGTGTACAAGTTCAGAAGGACTCGTTAGAAGTCCTCAAGAAAACAAGAGGAGAAAAGTGGTTAGACACTCCTGAAGGTCAAGAGGCATGGATGAGAATAGGTGCCGAAGCCCTGATCCAATGTGATGCCGAACGTTTGGAGTTTATTCTAAGACACAATGATCTTCCTCTCATTCCCCTCATGCTGGAGCGTGAGATTGGGCACACTCTCGCAAATGAGACAGAGGAGCAGTTTCTCTCTGCCCTTGACCCTTCACTGGCAAGCCATCCATACTATCGTTCCTTCAAAAACTCAGTGAAGGCTCGCAACCTCAAAGTCGGTGGTGAAGTCCCCGACATCACCCTTCCCCTACTCGATGGTGGCAAGAAGTATTTGAGCGATTATAGAGGCAGATATGTGGTCCTTGACTTCTGGGCATCATGGTGTGGACCCTGCCTCAAAGAGATACCACACCTGATGGAGCTGCATAATGAGTTCGGTGCAATGACTGATAAGTTCACACTGATTAGTTTCTCTCTGGATGATAAAGAGAAAACATGGAAAGGAGCAGTATCCTCAAAAGAGATCGACAAAAAACATTGGACACACGCCTCGGATCTCCTTGCTTGGGGATCACCTGCCGCACGTATGCTCGGCGTGAAAGCTATCCCTATGATTTTTCTCATCGATCCGGAAGGAAAACTCATATCATCGTCCCTCAGAGGCGAAGAGCTAGTAAGACGAGTGCGGCAAATCATGAGTGGAGATCTGTATTATCAATCTTCGGGCAGTGAGGATTGA
- a CDS encoding TlpA disulfide reductase family protein yields the protein MKKVFLLILTSLFGLSIYAQSSGQFVIEGSMTNDSLRFTQAPLKKLYLTRIVDGQESVIDSTTVRNKSFRFRAKAPQGLEMYFITGFDNGSVQFFAEPGKIKVLPFDARFPTVAKTSGTPNNEVLRSYKELNENFVKEVRANPHGKYSELPDSILNNEKLYMPYHRANYHASSLLYKTKVMKFVKEHLNSAATLHIIRYALFHNFTPKVMERHFLRAIPRHLYKQPMYIELVNQIKAANLAVGNPTPDIGGLTVEGKEIKLSDLKGKYVLLDFWASWCAPCRREFPVLREAAEYSEKTGNKFVIYSFSLDNKRKDWTTCIDKNKLKHSNWIHVSTLKGWGSEAVSLFNVTAVPKTVLINPEGKVIAFDLRGEEFLNKVKLIMDGIETYE from the coding sequence ATGAAAAAAGTTTTTTTACTTATCCTAACCTCCCTATTTGGTCTGAGCATATACGCACAGTCCTCGGGACAGTTTGTGATCGAAGGGAGTATGACAAATGACTCCTTACGATTTACCCAAGCCCCTCTTAAAAAACTATACCTGACTCGTATAGTGGATGGTCAAGAAAGCGTGATAGACTCTACCACTGTCCGCAATAAGAGTTTCCGATTCAGAGCGAAAGCTCCTCAAGGATTAGAGATGTACTTTATCACAGGCTTCGACAACGGGAGTGTGCAGTTTTTTGCTGAACCCGGAAAGATCAAAGTTCTGCCTTTCGATGCTCGTTTTCCAACCGTCGCAAAGACTTCTGGCACTCCCAATAACGAAGTGCTTAGAAGCTATAAGGAACTGAATGAAAACTTTGTCAAAGAGGTACGAGCCAACCCTCATGGTAAGTACTCCGAACTCCCCGACAGCATCCTCAACAACGAGAAGCTCTATATGCCTTACCATCGAGCAAACTACCATGCAAGCAGTTTGCTCTACAAAACCAAAGTCATGAAGTTCGTGAAAGAGCACCTCAACTCGGCTGCCACACTTCACATCATCCGCTACGCACTCTTCCATAACTTTACTCCCAAGGTCATGGAACGCCACTTCCTGAGAGCAATACCTCGACATCTATACAAGCAACCGATGTACATCGAACTTGTCAATCAGATCAAAGCGGCAAACCTTGCTGTCGGCAATCCGACTCCGGACATTGGAGGACTCACGGTGGAAGGAAAAGAGATCAAGCTATCAGACCTCAAAGGCAAGTATGTACTTCTTGACTTTTGGGCATCATGGTGCGCTCCTTGCCGCCGAGAGTTTCCGGTCCTCAGAGAGGCCGCAGAGTATTCTGAGAAAACAGGCAACAAGTTTGTTATCTACAGCTTCTCACTTGATAATAAGCGTAAAGACTGGACAACATGCATAGACAAGAACAAGCTCAAACACAGTAACTGGATACATGTCAGCACACTCAAGGGTTGGGGCTCGGAAGCTGTTTCACTCTTCAATGTAACAGCGGTGCCAAAGACTGTCCTCATAAACCCTGAAGGTAAAGTGATCGCATTTGATCTGAGAGGAGAAGAATTCCTCAACAAAGTCAAACTTATCATGGACGGAATAGAAACGTATGAATAA
- a CDS encoding TlpA disulfide reductase family protein, protein MNRLLMTILSLLTASTYCYAQHTVEIKGKIDGVKSGQLVLLRHRSENKIDTLGTTPFSTPDFALSASLSEPSVVRLVVAGYAGGFEFIAEPGAQYLALLKDGDGAYIKGGDLQDKWLHFQSWMKASQDSIDIVKKRYDALLAQNKYRSASRTNDTLIYLQKRQLEEQENFLKGNDNIISAYMAQSTAVAKGLSLEDSERLYGALGASARSSISGRIMKERIDRLKKTSTGQKAPDFTMSAPDGKQYTISKVPGKIKIVDFWASWCGPCRLNNRTLKELYATYHTQGLEIIGVSMDDNRDKWIDAIEKDQLPWINISDLKAWKSEVSKLYDITGIPALFILDENNNIIGRNIKGEALKTFINKQFNR, encoded by the coding sequence ATGAATAGACTTTTAATGACCATATTATCATTGCTCACTGCCTCCACATACTGCTATGCACAGCACACTGTGGAGATAAAGGGCAAGATCGATGGAGTAAAATCAGGGCAGCTCGTGCTACTACGACACCGTTCGGAAAATAAAATAGATACTCTCGGTACAACCCCCTTTTCCACTCCAGATTTTGCTCTATCTGCCTCCCTTTCAGAGCCATCAGTGGTCCGTCTCGTGGTAGCAGGTTATGCAGGAGGGTTCGAGTTTATTGCAGAGCCCGGCGCCCAATACCTCGCACTGCTCAAAGATGGCGATGGCGCTTACATCAAAGGTGGAGACCTACAAGATAAGTGGCTACACTTTCAGTCATGGATGAAGGCCTCGCAAGATTCCATAGACATCGTAAAGAAAAGATATGATGCACTGCTGGCACAGAACAAGTATCGTAGTGCAAGTCGGACCAACGATACTCTCATCTACCTTCAAAAACGGCAATTAGAGGAGCAAGAAAACTTCCTCAAAGGTAATGACAATATAATATCTGCCTACATGGCACAGAGCACAGCTGTGGCCAAAGGCCTATCTCTTGAAGACAGCGAACGACTCTATGGTGCATTAGGGGCATCAGCCCGCTCTTCGATCAGCGGTAGAATCATGAAAGAAAGGATCGATCGCCTGAAGAAGACCTCTACAGGACAAAAAGCCCCCGACTTCACGATGTCTGCCCCCGATGGTAAACAATACACCATCAGTAAAGTCCCTGGGAAGATCAAAATCGTGGACTTCTGGGCCTCATGGTGTGGTCCTTGTCGTCTCAACAACCGAACCCTCAAAGAACTCTATGCCACTTATCACACTCAAGGTCTGGAGATTATCGGTGTCTCTATGGATGACAACAGAGACAAGTGGATAGATGCGATCGAAAAGGACCAATTGCCATGGATCAATATCTCAGACCTTAAGGCTTGGAAGAGCGAGGTAAGCAAACTCTATGATATTACCGGTATCCCGGCACTATTCATCTTGGATGAAAACAACAACATAATAGGACGAAACATAAAAGGTGAAGCACTGAAAACGTTCATCAATAAACAGTTTAACAGATAA
- a CDS encoding PKD-like family lipoprotein, protein MKKTISLILLATLATSCYKDLGNYDYDFDSLNEIREVEFSPKTFIGAQGETVELQQPLSEDATRRIEVNLSQTKFSDLDNLDFTWFVSRTEGKETITDTLHTKGYLDVFLTAGKPSQYKVRLKIYDKSTTIAKYFALVVNTRPVFKNSLFVLHGNTMGTIKLGNIEELPTGTNVTTDAFKYIYPNDNKEPFGNAIGLGYSAYYNMMSRKESHNLCAFKVDGTADIYDPFGLTPKFHPNYVLPPESEDPFIFSRMIATGEASQLRDYKCILSRDGRIYVAKTYLCFYQPAGITPPDDTYKVTAATITGSHFVMWDAQKERFLMLRKDDAFPYDEKNARNAQLSNQIINARVDFTSLGQSLSPRGKKALYAYNGYRDNYDEAHPFFIFKDDSNNFFIYELTPTNGGGSGKDDKGDKGKDNNDTSEDKPQFTITGKRLQHLPEDLSPSTLAYNSWFSTNYIFYAKGGSVFRYNTSNGDTEEIYVAPEGYKVSVMKFRTEDSGLFVADLGRILSIGINKDDEGAVAEIKLTTAADVDQAFTPRFYNKAEDGSKFGTIRDLQFAHIYFYKSPN, encoded by the coding sequence ATGAAAAAAACGATATCTCTTATTTTACTTGCGACACTCGCAACATCCTGCTACAAGGATTTGGGTAATTACGATTACGACTTTGACTCACTCAACGAGATCAGAGAAGTAGAGTTTTCTCCAAAAACATTCATAGGCGCACAAGGAGAAACTGTTGAGCTACAACAACCTTTGTCCGAAGATGCCACAAGAAGAATAGAAGTGAATCTATCTCAGACCAAGTTTTCTGACTTGGATAACCTCGACTTCACCTGGTTTGTGAGTAGGACAGAAGGAAAGGAGACAATAACCGACACCTTGCACACTAAAGGATACCTGGATGTCTTCCTTACTGCCGGTAAGCCTTCACAATACAAAGTCAGACTGAAGATCTACGACAAGAGTACGACAATTGCCAAGTATTTTGCACTCGTAGTGAATACTCGACCAGTGTTCAAGAACAGCCTTTTTGTCCTGCATGGAAACACGATGGGTACCATAAAGCTCGGAAATATCGAAGAACTCCCAACAGGTACTAATGTGACCACAGATGCGTTCAAATACATATATCCGAACGACAACAAAGAACCCTTTGGCAATGCCATTGGATTGGGCTATTCGGCATATTACAATATGATGTCACGAAAAGAGTCACATAACCTCTGTGCCTTCAAGGTTGATGGGACAGCAGACATATATGACCCATTCGGACTGACTCCAAAGTTTCACCCTAACTATGTACTACCTCCTGAATCCGAAGATCCATTTATCTTCAGCAGGATGATTGCAACAGGAGAAGCCTCCCAACTTAGGGATTACAAGTGTATCCTTTCACGTGATGGCAGGATCTACGTCGCCAAGACTTATCTCTGCTTTTATCAACCGGCCGGCATCACACCTCCCGATGACACATACAAAGTAACTGCAGCTACGATCACAGGCTCACACTTCGTGATGTGGGATGCACAGAAAGAGCGTTTCCTAATGCTACGTAAAGATGATGCTTTCCCTTACGATGAAAAGAATGCGCGCAATGCTCAACTTTCAAATCAGATCATCAATGCCCGGGTAGACTTTACCTCACTTGGACAATCTCTATCTCCCAGAGGCAAAAAGGCATTGTATGCGTACAACGGATACAGAGACAATTATGATGAAGCTCATCCATTTTTCATCTTCAAGGATGACAGTAACAATTTCTTCATATATGAATTGACACCAACAAATGGAGGAGGAAGTGGAAAAGATGATAAGGGAGATAAAGGCAAAGACAATAATGACACTTCTGAGGACAAGCCCCAATTCACGATTACGGGCAAGCGACTTCAGCACTTACCGGAAGATCTCTCTCCATCGACATTGGCATACAATTCTTGGTTCTCAACCAACTATATCTTCTACGCCAAGGGTGGATCTGTCTTCAGATACAATACATCCAATGGGGACACCGAAGAGATATATGTTGCTCCTGAGGGATACAAAGTATCTGTGATGAAGTTCAGGACCGAAGACTCAGGGCTCTTCGTAGCAGATTTGGGGAGAATACTCTCCATCGGGATAAACAAAGACGATGAGGGTGCAGTAGCAGAGATCAAGCTCACGACTGCGGCAGACGTCGACCAGGCATTCACACCAAGATTCTACAACAAAGCTGAAGACGGGTCCAAATTCGGAACTATCAGAGACTTACAGTTTGCACACATTTACTTTTATAAGAGTCCTAACTAA
- a CDS encoding DUF4843 domain-containing protein, whose amino-acid sequence MIKYNYLIALLTLGIMVFSSCKYQEPPLYDDASDGVYFDYKLKADLTQTVNFADHVLREKETVPFTVKLKRLGYMSDKPLRLVMKSKEVKDRPSVIVQIPEIKFEANEYEKNVTVEVSAPAERDKIYAVCLYFDTQDPASDLKSSIKEFSEFILEVKESFTKPKSWDWTLQAYLGNWSPEKHVFMITTLKENDYAESNDWSKYIQYNIAAVNELRKRQQQDENYIVTIDIPFSTEALYDKPFYWTQEHDRYLGTYTSSGFVSLASALNANTTNERRLFAGKEISMERLNKTAVRNMMNSYNTFFNWQLPGSVYREKVWVPMFAETEYEIVAPVCWSESPATKSMLEYYYGEYSEAKYKFMLKTWLETQGTHDFCIVQMFPITVSWTEEGTQAGLWDESIGGQTQITECYKVFKKKYDENPSLYPFEFPNIVLSI is encoded by the coding sequence ATGATAAAATACAATTACCTAATCGCATTACTAACGCTCGGTATCATGGTGTTCAGTTCATGCAAGTATCAAGAGCCCCCTCTATATGATGATGCATCCGACGGTGTCTACTTTGACTACAAGCTCAAGGCAGATCTTACCCAAACAGTAAACTTTGCGGATCATGTCCTTAGAGAAAAAGAGACAGTCCCCTTCACCGTGAAGTTGAAAAGACTTGGTTATATGTCAGATAAGCCTCTCAGACTTGTTATGAAGTCAAAAGAAGTCAAAGATAGACCCTCTGTCATCGTACAAATACCCGAAATCAAATTCGAAGCTAATGAGTACGAAAAAAATGTGACCGTAGAGGTCAGTGCACCTGCCGAACGAGACAAAATCTATGCCGTTTGTCTCTACTTTGATACCCAAGATCCGGCCTCCGATCTAAAGTCAAGTATCAAAGAATTTTCGGAATTCATACTTGAAGTCAAGGAGTCCTTTACCAAGCCCAAAAGCTGGGACTGGACACTTCAAGCATATCTCGGAAATTGGTCTCCGGAAAAGCACGTATTCATGATTACCACATTGAAGGAAAATGACTATGCCGAAAGTAACGACTGGAGTAAGTATATTCAGTACAACATCGCTGCGGTCAATGAGCTAAGGAAGAGACAACAACAAGACGAAAACTACATCGTGACAATAGATATTCCATTCAGCACTGAGGCTCTATATGACAAGCCCTTCTATTGGACACAAGAGCACGACAGATATCTCGGCACCTACACCTCATCCGGATTTGTGTCTCTCGCCTCAGCTCTAAATGCCAATACCACAAACGAGCGCAGACTCTTTGCCGGTAAGGAGATAAGTATGGAGCGTCTGAACAAGACAGCCGTCAGAAACATGATGAATAGTTACAATACCTTCTTCAACTGGCAACTACCCGGAAGTGTGTACCGAGAAAAGGTATGGGTGCCGATGTTTGCGGAGACAGAGTATGAGATTGTAGCCCCCGTATGCTGGTCCGAGTCTCCGGCAACCAAAAGTATGCTCGAATACTATTATGGGGAATATTCAGAAGCAAAATATAAGTTCATGCTCAAGACATGGTTGGAAACACAAGGCACACATGATTTCTGTATCGTTCAGATGTTCCCTATTACTGTCTCCTGGACAGAGGAAGGCACACAAGCAGGTCTCTGGGATGAAAGTATCGGCGGACAGACTCAGATCACCGAATGCTATAAAGTATTCAAGAAAAAATACGACGAAAATCCAAGTCTATACCCATTTGAGTTCCCCAACATAGTATTGAGCATCTAA